TTTAATACTTACTTTTGTTCAAAGTCTTTGAGAAAGTCAGCTAAATTTATTTTAGAAAAATCAGAAATAATTTCGTCTGCAGCGGATAAATCTTGGCTAGGATAGTCAGGATTTTCAAAGCCAATGGTATAGGCGCCGGCACGGTGGGTGGACAGGCTACCATTTTTAGTATCTTCAAAAACGATGCAGGCTTTGGGTGAAACCCCAAGTTGGCGAGCTGCTTCGATAAAAATATCGGGAGTCGGCTTAGAATGGTCGACTTCTTCCCCGCTCACATAGACCTGAAAACAACCATCCAGGCCCAATTCTTCCATAAATTGTTCGATTTCGGCCCGCGGCGAAGAAGAGGCCACAGCTAGGGGAATACCCGCTCCATGCAAGGCTTTGACAAAGTCGACTACACCCTTTATCGCTTTGACCCCATCACGAGCAATCATTTCATGACGTCTTTGATTCATTTCTTGGATGTAAAAAGTCACACTCTCGGGTAATTGGCATTCGTCTTTCATCACTTGCCACATGTGTTCATGAGTGGTTCCCATAAATTGATATTGGTAACTTTCATCTTTATCAATCCCCCTGTCGCGGAGCATTTGCGTCTTGGTTTCTAGGTAGGTATATTCGGAGTCAACCAGGACCCCATCCATATCAAATAGTACTGCCTGCATAAGTCACCTCACTAGTGTTGTTTGGGGAAGTCGCGTCCCGATGCAAAGTAAACTTCACCGTCTTGGGCCAGTAAAACATCTTCCGTCATGCCTAAGAAGAGCCCGTGTTCCACCACACCGACTAAATGAATCAATTCATCTGCTAGGGCTTTAGGATCCTCGATCACTTCTAGATGGAGGTCAATAATATAGTTATCATTATCGGTATGGAAGAGGTCACCATTTTCCGTTTTCCGCATAGTAGGTTGGTAACCCTTGTCTTCAAAGTGCTTGAAGAGGTGTTGGTGACCGTTTTTAATCACTTCGACCGCTAGGGGAAAGGCGCCTAATTTTTTGACATGTTTGCGTTCTTCTGCCACCCAGATAATCCGTTTACTGTAAGTAGCCACGATCTTTTCTTCTAAGAGGGCGCCGCCGCCACCTTTAATGCCATCAAAATCATCGGTAAATTCATCCACCCCATCAATGGTTAAGTCGACCGCTTGGACCTGGTCAATCGGCAAGACCTCAATCCCCAAGGCCTTGGCTTGGTCGATCGATTTGATGGAAGAAGAGACCGCCTTCAAGCTTAGGCCTTCCTCTTGAACCCGTTTACCTAATTCATCGATAAAGTACCAGGCCGTTGACCCGGTACCAAGTCCCACAACGGTATGATCTTCCACTAAGTAAGCGGCTTGACGACCAACTAATTCTTTATTATCCATTTTTCTATGTCCTCCTTTTTGCTTCCATTATACCTATTTTTCCTTGAATGTATAAGAATGACAACGATTTCGCCCAAATTTCTATGCCGGAATTTGCTATAGGTCTCGTGCAAGCTTTGTCACAGACAAAAAAGGGAAATACCCTAACAATATTTCCCTAATTTGTATTTATTCTTAATTGAATTCTGCTTGACTGAAAAAGTCATAGACCTCTTCCATGTCCTGACAAGTCACAAACTGCTCATCAATATCGGCTGCTTCCTTGTGGTGAACATTTAAAAACAGTCCCTGCCAGCCGGCATTGGAAGCCCCTAACATATCGGCTTCATAATTATCGCCAATATAAAGGCTAGTGGCTGGATTTAAATCTAAACGCTCTTCTACCTTTTGGAAAATTTCCAATGCCGGTTTAGCGGTTCCTAACTGACTGGAGATGAAGGTATTCTCCTCACCAAAATAGTCTTCTAGACCTAATAAGTCAATCTTATGGGCTTGTTGGGCCGGTCCGTTGGTCAAAAGAAACTTTTGCACGCCCGCGTCTCGTAAAAGGTCTAAGCACGCTTTGGCCCCTGGACGTAAGACGATACCTTCCTTGGCTTCTTCGTATTTTTGATTAAAGAGGATGGCATCCTTCTTCTTAATGGTGTAACCAAACTGAGCATAAGTCATCAAGACCCGGTTATTACGATATTGGTCCACCGAAGCCCGGCCGTCCGTATAACGACGAAATTCAATGTCACTATTCATTTGATAGAAATAGTTAAAGGTGTCAAAATCAATCCCAGTCTCCACCACGTTTTCTTCCATATACTGGTAAACGGCTAAATAGGGTA
This genomic stretch from Aerococcus mictus harbors:
- the rpiA gene encoding ribose-5-phosphate isomerase RpiA, with amino-acid sequence MDNKELVGRQAAYLVEDHTVVGLGTGSTAWYFIDELGKRVQEEGLSLKAVSSSIKSIDQAKALGIEVLPIDQVQAVDLTIDGVDEFTDDFDGIKGGGGALLEEKIVATYSKRIIWVAEERKHVKKLGAFPLAVEVIKNGHQHLFKHFEDKGYQPTMRKTENGDLFHTDNDNYIIDLHLEVIEDPKALADELIHLVGVVEHGLFLGMTEDVLLAQDGEVYFASGRDFPKQH
- a CDS encoding HAD family hydrolase, encoding MIQAVGWDLDDTLYDRNLPYLAVYQYMEENVVETGIDFDTFNYFYQMNSDIEFRRYTDGRASVDQYRNNRVLMTYAQFGYTIKKKDAILFNQKYEEAKEGIVLRPGAKACLDLLRDAGVQKFLLTNGPAQQAHKIDLLGLEDYFGEENTFISSQLGTAKPALEIFQKVEERLDLNPATSLYIGDNYEADMLGASNAGWQGLFLNVHHKEAADIDEQFVTCQDMEEVYDFFSQAEFN
- a CDS encoding HAD family hydrolase, producing MQAVLFDMDGVLVDSEYTYLETKTQMLRDRGIDKDESYQYQFMGTTHEHMWQVMKDECQLPESVTFYIQEMNQRRHEMIARDGVKAIKGVVDFVKALHGAGIPLAVASSSPRAEIEQFMEELGLDGCFQVYVSGEEVDHSKPTPDIFIEAARQLGVSPKACIVFEDTKNGSLSTHRAGAYTIGFENPDYPSQDLSAADEIISDFSKINLADFLKDFEQK